The candidate division WOR-3 bacterium genome segment ACCGGTTTCACCGTGTGCTAATAGGAATTTATAGCGTTTATTAGTGTCTTTAGCCGTGCCAAAGCCGGAAAACTGGCGCATAGTCCAAAGCCTGCCACGATACATTGTTTCTCTGATTCCCCGGGTGAATGGATATTTGCCTGGCATACCCAAGTCTCGCTCATAGTCTAAATTTTTAATGTCGTCAGGCACATAAACAATTTTTATAGGTATACCTGAAATCGTTGTATCATTTATTTGCTTAATATCATAACAAATCTCTTCTTTCAATTTTTCCTCCTTTTCAATCTGAAATTACAAGTACTTTAACTTCACAGATAGTAATGCTCAATCGTTGTCCTTGCTTAAAAGGGCTGTGATGTTGATTCATCTTGATTTAGTCCAAATCTTAATAATTTTATCTGACCCAGTATAAGGTGTTTCTTTACCTTTGATAATGTCATCAATCAGACGATCTAATTTTAACTGAACTTGCTTGTTAGTCCAGATTTGTTTACCAATTTTTTCTGCAACTAATTCTTCGATTTCCGATTGAATGGTCAATCGGATTTTGTCTTTGAGCCGATTGTCAGTTTGCAGAAACTTACGATGCGCAAAGATATTTTGGGATAACTCTTTGATGCCGATATTTTCCGTGGCAACAGTTTTTATTACCGGTGGCGTTCTTTCAAAATTTTTCATTTCTAAGACCGATTGAATTTCCATTACTAACTTATCCGCACCTTCCCGGTCAGATTTATTCACAACAAAAATATCAGCGATTTCCATTAAGCCG includes the following:
- the meaB gene encoding methylmalonyl Co-A mutase-associated GTPase MeaB, translating into VGIVCVDPTSPFTGGAILGDRVRMSSLFLEPKVFIRSMATRGSLGGIAKTTKEICHLLDAFGKDMIIIETIGVGQVELDIAGIAYTTIVVLVPEAGDSIQTMKAGLMEIADIFVVNKSDREGADKLVMEIQSVLEMKNFERTPPVIKTVATENIGIKELSQNIFAHRKFLQTDNRLKDKIRLTIQSEIEELVAEKIGKQIWTNKQVQLKLDRLIDDIIKGKETPYTGSDKIIKIWTKSR